In one Corallococcus sp. EGB genomic region, the following are encoded:
- a CDS encoding PAS domain S-box protein — protein MSAPSEPAFGIVLVPPGSVAREPLNAAAERAGLRVVEDPDDAALALVDLTAPGCGPAVVELLTSLNGPHLTLIAVVSPEPRGFAAVDTLRPADIITHQAMPYELTWRLQRAAERHREREEQARSQTDLALLLELTADYAESSDVEALLHGVTRRLAEQLDIARATLVMVGGGVDEGVIVAASDDPGMKDLRIDLARYPEIREVVRTGKPVVMQEAATHPLLGDTERKAVAARGIHAIAALPLPIRGQVRGVLLLRAAGRRRAFSTREIDFLTTVAHATAVALRSASVLQSVQTARLAAEEKAASFKPYQLFFAHVSEGVAILDDEAAVLSLNPAGAQMLDTTAGEARGKHLNQITQPVDDGVLMELVTSASRGEARMGVDVVVRTPAGRCLTLSMSAAPLRDEDAATILSFRDVTHARKLEDELRNTKDFLERLIDSSVDAIIAADLKGRIILFNKGAEAMCGYTAQEAQEKLTAHLLYPPGVAQRIMAQLRGPDMGGKGRLSLTRQELMHRSGERVPVNMTASIVYEGGRESFTVGIFTDLRDRVQLERKLSDVETRLEESEKNAVIVALAGTAAHELNQPLTSVMGYAELLKRKLKEEDFAFRPVDIIYREAERMAEIVRKIGKITRYETKSYVGAQQILDLDKASSHEE, from the coding sequence GTGTCGGCCCCGTCGGAACCCGCCTTCGGCATCGTCCTGGTCCCCCCAGGGTCGGTGGCAAGAGAACCCCTGAACGCCGCCGCCGAGCGCGCGGGCCTGCGCGTGGTGGAGGACCCCGATGACGCCGCGCTGGCGCTGGTGGACCTCACCGCCCCCGGCTGCGGCCCCGCGGTGGTGGAGCTGCTCACCTCCCTCAACGGGCCGCACCTCACGCTCATCGCCGTGGTGTCGCCGGAGCCACGAGGCTTCGCCGCCGTGGACACGCTGCGCCCCGCGGACATCATCACCCACCAGGCGATGCCCTACGAGCTCACCTGGCGCCTGCAGCGCGCCGCGGAGCGCCACCGCGAGCGCGAAGAGCAGGCCCGCAGCCAGACGGACCTGGCGCTGCTCCTGGAGCTCACCGCCGACTACGCGGAGAGCTCCGACGTGGAAGCGCTCCTGCACGGCGTGACGCGGCGCCTCGCGGAGCAGCTGGACATCGCGCGCGCCACGCTGGTGATGGTGGGCGGCGGCGTGGACGAGGGCGTCATCGTCGCCGCCAGCGACGACCCGGGCATGAAGGACCTGCGCATCGACCTGGCGCGCTACCCGGAAATCCGCGAGGTGGTCCGCACCGGCAAGCCCGTGGTCATGCAGGAGGCCGCCACGCACCCGCTCCTGGGCGACACGGAGCGGAAGGCCGTGGCCGCGCGAGGCATCCACGCCATCGCCGCGCTGCCCCTGCCCATCCGGGGCCAGGTGCGCGGCGTGCTGCTCCTGCGCGCGGCCGGGCGCAGGCGGGCCTTCAGCACGCGTGAAATCGACTTCCTCACCACGGTGGCCCACGCCACGGCGGTGGCGCTGCGGAGCGCGTCGGTGCTCCAGTCCGTGCAGACGGCGCGGCTCGCGGCGGAGGAGAAGGCCGCCTCGTTCAAGCCCTACCAGCTCTTCTTCGCCCACGTGAGCGAGGGCGTGGCCATCCTCGACGACGAGGCCGCCGTGCTGTCGCTCAACCCCGCCGGCGCGCAGATGCTGGACACGACGGCCGGCGAGGCCCGCGGCAAGCACCTCAACCAGATCACCCAGCCGGTGGATGACGGCGTGCTGATGGAGCTGGTGACGTCCGCGTCGCGCGGTGAAGCGCGCATGGGCGTGGACGTGGTGGTGCGCACGCCCGCCGGACGCTGCCTCACGCTGTCCATGTCCGCGGCGCCGCTGCGCGACGAGGACGCGGCCACCATCCTGTCCTTCCGTGACGTGACGCACGCGCGCAAGCTGGAGGACGAGCTGCGCAACACGAAGGACTTCCTGGAGCGGCTCATCGACTCGTCGGTGGACGCCATCATCGCCGCGGACCTGAAGGGGCGCATCATCCTCTTCAACAAGGGCGCGGAGGCCATGTGCGGCTACACCGCGCAGGAGGCCCAGGAGAAGCTCACCGCGCACCTGCTCTATCCGCCCGGCGTCGCCCAGCGCATCATGGCCCAGCTGCGCGGGCCCGACATGGGCGGCAAGGGCCGGCTGTCGCTCACGCGCCAGGAGCTGATGCACCGCTCTGGCGAGCGCGTGCCCGTGAACATGACGGCCTCCATCGTCTACGAGGGCGGCCGCGAGTCCTTCACCGTGGGCATCTTCACGGACCTGCGCGACCGCGTGCAGCTGGAGCGCAAGCTGTCCGACGTGGAGACGCGGCTGGAGGAGAGCGAGAAGAACGCCGTCATCGTCGCGCTCGCCGGCACCGCCGCCCACGAGCTCAACCAGCCCCTCACCTCCGTGATGGGCTACGCGGAGCTGCTCAAGCGCAAGCTCAAGGAGGAGGACTTCGCCTTCAGGCCGGTGGACATCATCTACCGCGAGGCGGAGCGCATGGCGGAGATCGTCCGGAAGATCGGGAAGATCACCCGCTACGAGACGAAGTCATACGTGGGGGCGCAGCAGATCCTCGACCTGGACAAGGCCAGCTCCCATGAAGAGTGA
- a CDS encoding nitrous oxide reductase family maturation protein NosD, with protein sequence MRFRPTLTTLVCATGMLAGAVGCTGTVEPAPANATPPSKPTPPIVISPRPQSPADAGTGPREDGGSATDGGTSAPTDPPTEPEDPPPADPRDPGPPLPAEPQYTHVLWVSPSGNDSAAGTEAQPLRTVARAVALVKPGEAVFLQSGTWREHVQLKERQGTADQPLTLRAAPGATAILKGGSLGETALVDVSGAHWNIEGLTVDVGGESTFAVMWRGAGAHHGVLRDSIVKNGTEGAGVYVTEKAHDVLIEHNDISHFDKGEVDSHGVCVQTSAFNVVVRGNDIHHNSGDGVQCLGPEGGATSPGTPFDNLLVEDNLLHDNRENGADIKTCTRVTLRGNTVYNHRAVSTSAGEGILIHMSPTDVTLEDNVLYANARAIQIGGNREGAPPTRVILRRNLIHDGLGAADGEEGTGIRIDTSVDVKVQHNTVWNLSGACLTFGTGSTGASQGLDVRNNLFAGCGIAARGGPGRSGAVVDGNLYFRSGGAAVFNLEGATLRLADWRTKTGLDKRSQERAPAFVDPGADDYQLSAQSPAREAGLPLGLPFCGSAPDQGAFESGCP encoded by the coding sequence ATGCGCTTCCGCCCGACCCTGACGACCCTCGTCTGTGCCACCGGGATGCTCGCTGGCGCCGTCGGCTGTACCGGCACGGTCGAGCCCGCGCCCGCGAACGCCACGCCTCCGAGCAAACCCACGCCACCAATCGTCATCTCGCCGCGACCCCAGTCGCCCGCCGACGCGGGCACGGGCCCCCGCGAGGACGGCGGCAGCGCCACGGACGGCGGTACCAGCGCCCCCACGGATCCGCCAACGGAGCCAGAGGACCCACCGCCCGCGGATCCGCGGGACCCCGGACCGCCGCTACCCGCCGAGCCGCAGTACACGCACGTGCTCTGGGTATCCCCCAGCGGCAACGACTCCGCGGCGGGCACGGAGGCGCAGCCGCTGCGCACGGTGGCTCGGGCCGTGGCGCTGGTGAAGCCCGGTGAGGCGGTGTTCCTCCAGTCCGGCACGTGGCGGGAACACGTGCAGCTGAAGGAGCGGCAGGGCACGGCGGATCAGCCGCTGACGCTGCGGGCCGCGCCGGGCGCCACGGCCATCCTCAAGGGCGGCTCCCTGGGCGAGACGGCGCTGGTGGACGTGAGCGGCGCGCACTGGAACATCGAGGGGCTCACGGTGGACGTGGGCGGCGAGTCCACCTTCGCGGTGATGTGGCGCGGCGCGGGCGCGCACCACGGCGTGCTCCGGGACAGCATCGTGAAGAACGGCACGGAGGGCGCGGGCGTCTACGTGACGGAGAAGGCGCACGACGTCCTCATCGAGCACAACGACATCTCCCACTTCGACAAGGGCGAGGTGGACAGCCACGGCGTCTGCGTACAGACCTCCGCGTTCAACGTGGTGGTGCGCGGCAATGACATCCACCACAACTCCGGCGACGGCGTGCAGTGCCTGGGGCCGGAGGGTGGTGCCACCAGTCCAGGCACGCCGTTCGACAACCTGCTCGTGGAGGACAACCTGCTCCACGACAACCGGGAGAACGGCGCGGACATCAAGACGTGCACCCGCGTCACGCTGCGCGGCAACACCGTCTACAACCACCGCGCGGTGTCCACCTCCGCGGGCGAGGGCATCCTCATCCACATGTCCCCGACCGACGTCACGCTGGAGGACAACGTCCTCTACGCCAACGCGCGCGCCATCCAGATTGGCGGCAACCGCGAGGGCGCGCCTCCCACGCGCGTCATCCTGCGCCGCAACCTCATCCACGACGGCCTGGGCGCGGCCGATGGAGAGGAGGGCACGGGCATCCGCATCGACACGTCCGTGGACGTGAAGGTGCAGCACAACACCGTGTGGAACCTGAGCGGCGCGTGCCTCACCTTCGGCACGGGGTCCACCGGCGCCAGCCAGGGCCTGGACGTGCGCAACAACCTCTTCGCCGGCTGTGGCATCGCCGCGCGCGGCGGCCCGGGCCGGAGCGGCGCGGTGGTGGACGGCAACCTGTACTTCCGGAGCGGCGGCGCGGCGGTGTTCAACCTGGAGGGCGCCACCCTGCGCCTGGCTGACTGGCGCACGAAGACCGGCCTGGACAAGCGCTCCCAGGAGCGCGCGCCCGCCTTCGTCGACCCGGGCGCGGACGACTACCAGCTGTCGGCCCAGTCCCCCGCGCGCGAGGCCGGCCTGCCCCTGGGGCTGCCCTTCTGCGGCTCGGCGCCGGACCAGGGCGCCTTCGAGTCAGGCTGCCCCTGA
- the grxC gene encoding glutaredoxin 3 — MPEVVVYMKRTCLYSRQAMDLLNEKNCEFQKVDVGADEARHEEMMRRCGSQTVPQIFIEGRHIGGCDDLFDLEARGELDALLGRAARDSAAP; from the coding sequence ATGCCCGAGGTCGTCGTCTACATGAAGCGCACCTGCCTCTACTCGAGGCAGGCCATGGATCTGCTCAACGAGAAGAACTGCGAGTTCCAGAAGGTGGATGTCGGCGCGGACGAAGCGCGGCACGAGGAGATGATGCGGCGCTGCGGCAGCCAGACGGTGCCGCAGATCTTCATCGAGGGCCGCCATATCGGCGGCTGCGATGACCTGTTCGACCTGGAGGCGCGCGGAGAGCTGGACGCACTCCTGGGCCGGGCGGCCCGCGACTCCGCCGCTCCCTGA
- a CDS encoding heparan-alpha-glucosaminide N-acetyltransferase domain-containing protein: protein MQREQVSGARSASGRLEAVDAMRGTVMLLVFLSHFADAYLYPLGGEAAHVRERMNLLTMMATPGFMVISGLMLGLLHSRSRDFGALRARLQRRGLFLLTAGHLLIVPTCRFWANEPQYLLRILPVTDTIGLALLVGPWMVTRLNGRARAALGLGLFVLSWAVSLGWWPESVVARTLKEIFFGQLELSVLLSSFPVVPWLGVYLVGSMFGEWLGTWGRADARGVGRRFEIVGLGIAMGGAALVVLHIAVHRLWHGAGFDTLMALTSQQQKYPPGPAYIALYGGTVLALLGLLMRAEQAGYLSRYLRTASVIGRHSLLAFVLQFYVYYVGLYLLRVHYTPLWPLLFVLTAVLQWCALYAWDLRGRARETSARLPAAAPVAR from the coding sequence ATGCAGCGCGAGCAGGTGTCGGGGGCGCGCTCCGCCTCTGGACGGCTGGAAGCGGTGGATGCCATGCGGGGCACGGTGATGTTGCTCGTGTTCCTGTCGCATTTCGCGGACGCATATCTCTATCCGCTGGGCGGTGAGGCCGCGCACGTGCGCGAGCGGATGAACCTGCTGACGATGATGGCCACGCCCGGCTTCATGGTCATCAGCGGCCTGATGCTGGGGCTGCTGCACTCGCGCAGCCGCGACTTCGGTGCGCTGCGCGCGCGGCTCCAGCGCCGGGGCCTGTTCCTGCTCACCGCGGGCCACCTGCTCATCGTGCCCACCTGCCGCTTCTGGGCGAACGAGCCCCAGTACTTGCTGCGCATCCTGCCGGTGACGGACACCATCGGACTGGCGCTGCTCGTGGGGCCCTGGATGGTGACGCGTTTGAACGGACGGGCCCGCGCGGCGCTGGGCCTGGGGCTGTTCGTGCTGAGCTGGGCGGTGAGCCTGGGCTGGTGGCCGGAGTCGGTCGTGGCCCGCACGCTCAAGGAGATCTTCTTCGGTCAGCTCGAGCTGTCCGTGCTGCTCTCCAGCTTCCCGGTGGTGCCGTGGCTGGGCGTGTACCTGGTGGGCAGCATGTTCGGCGAGTGGCTGGGGACCTGGGGCCGCGCGGACGCCAGGGGCGTGGGGCGGCGCTTCGAAATCGTGGGGCTGGGCATCGCCATGGGCGGCGCCGCGCTGGTGGTGCTGCACATCGCGGTGCACCGCCTGTGGCACGGCGCGGGCTTCGACACGCTGATGGCGCTCACGTCGCAACAGCAGAAGTACCCGCCGGGCCCCGCCTACATCGCGCTGTATGGCGGCACGGTGCTCGCGCTGCTGGGGCTCCTGATGCGCGCGGAGCAGGCCGGATACCTGTCGCGCTACCTGCGCACGGCGAGCGTCATCGGCCGGCACTCGCTGCTCGCGTTCGTGCTCCAGTTCTACGTGTACTACGTGGGCCTGTACCTGCTGCGCGTGCACTACACGCCGCTGTGGCCGCTGCTGTTCGTGCTCACCGCCGTGCTCCAGTGGTGCGCCCTGTACGCATGGGACCTGCGCGGCCGGGCCCGGGAGACCAGCGCGCGTCTGCCCGCGGCCGCACCGGTCGCCCGCTGA
- a CDS encoding U32 family peptidase yields the protein MSPRRPEILAPAGDLESLRAALASGADAVYFGLDEGFNARARAENFSLARLPETVGLIHRAGARAYVTLNTLVFEPELPVVEHLLRGVAKAGVDALIVQDPAVALLARAVCPQLELHASTQMTLSSAEGARFATGLGFTRMVVPRELSVAEIRRLASQTDIELEVFIHGALCMSWSGQCLTSEAWGGRSANRGQCAQSCRLPYDLVVDGETRDLGEVKYLLSPKDLAGVRAVPELADIGVHSLKIEGRLKGPAYVSSTVQGYRRWLDGVMAGKPDAARLAKDLAEMSLSYSRGFSHGFLAGSDHQTLVEGRFPKHRGLYLGRVRAVSGKDVLVAPDDRPWTGALGLGDERPEAPAGTVSAPLTGEPDPADVDPRPGMGVVFDAGAPEDKHEPGGPIFRVEREGDAWVLGFGHPGPDLGRVAPGQRVWLNSDPALARRTGELLAQGEPEGRIPVSLVVSGSEGTPLRVRMSTGKFTREAVGTTVLAPSRGAGVDAALLKDKLAALGGTSFHLAELDASGLAPGLHLPVSELKALRRQLVTELTADVERGPARTVSEEAVETGVRDALLAKVASRPAEEAPCLLPLCRNDAQLEAVIAAGLREVELDWMEMVGLQKAVERARAAGLRVTIATVRVQKPGEEGYDTRLDRLRPDAVLVRHWGAMMHFLEQPAGASRPVLHGDFSLNVTNSLTAAHLLGLGLDTLTVSHDLDSEQLFALLEQAPAHRFAVALHHHIATFHTEHCVYSHTLSNGRDYKTCGRPCEKHAIALKDRLGLEHPVIVDVGCRNTVFNAQAQSAASLVPRLLERGVRRFRVEFVRETREEAARVLGAYQELLAGRLSPAEAVKRAAVHEQFGVTRGTMQVLKHPAANAR from the coding sequence ATGTCTCCCCGACGCCCCGAAATCCTCGCCCCCGCTGGTGACCTGGAGTCGTTGCGCGCCGCCCTGGCCAGTGGCGCGGACGCCGTGTACTTCGGGCTCGATGAAGGCTTCAACGCGCGGGCCCGCGCGGAGAACTTCTCGCTCGCCCGGCTGCCGGAGACGGTGGGGCTCATCCACCGGGCTGGCGCGCGCGCCTACGTGACGCTGAACACGCTGGTGTTCGAGCCGGAGCTGCCGGTGGTGGAGCACCTCCTGCGCGGCGTGGCGAAGGCCGGCGTGGACGCGCTCATCGTGCAGGACCCGGCGGTGGCGCTGCTGGCGCGGGCGGTGTGTCCCCAGTTGGAGCTGCATGCCTCCACGCAGATGACGCTGTCCAGCGCGGAAGGCGCGCGGTTCGCCACGGGGCTGGGCTTCACGCGCATGGTGGTGCCGCGCGAGCTGTCGGTGGCGGAGATCCGCCGGCTGGCATCCCAGACAGACATCGAGCTGGAGGTCTTCATCCACGGCGCGCTCTGCATGTCATGGAGCGGCCAGTGCCTCACGAGCGAGGCCTGGGGCGGCCGGTCCGCGAACCGGGGCCAGTGCGCGCAGTCCTGCCGGCTGCCGTACGACCTGGTGGTGGACGGCGAGACGCGCGACCTGGGCGAGGTGAAGTACCTGCTCAGCCCCAAGGACCTGGCGGGCGTGCGCGCCGTGCCGGAGCTGGCGGACATCGGCGTGCACAGCCTGAAGATTGAAGGCCGGCTCAAGGGCCCGGCCTACGTCTCCAGCACGGTGCAGGGCTACCGCCGCTGGCTGGACGGCGTGATGGCGGGCAAGCCCGACGCCGCGCGGCTGGCGAAGGACCTGGCGGAGATGTCGCTGTCGTACAGCCGGGGCTTCTCGCACGGGTTCCTGGCGGGGTCCGACCACCAGACGCTGGTGGAGGGGAGATTCCCGAAGCACCGCGGGCTGTACCTGGGCCGCGTGCGGGCGGTGTCGGGCAAGGACGTGCTGGTGGCGCCGGACGACCGGCCGTGGACGGGCGCGCTGGGCCTGGGCGACGAGCGCCCGGAGGCCCCGGCGGGCACGGTGTCCGCGCCGCTCACGGGCGAGCCCGACCCCGCGGACGTGGATCCGCGCCCGGGCATGGGCGTGGTGTTCGACGCGGGCGCGCCGGAGGACAAGCACGAGCCGGGCGGCCCCATCTTCCGCGTGGAGCGTGAAGGCGACGCGTGGGTGCTGGGCTTCGGGCATCCCGGGCCCGACCTGGGCCGCGTGGCGCCGGGGCAGCGCGTGTGGCTGAACAGCGATCCGGCGCTCGCGCGGCGCACGGGAGAGCTGCTCGCGCAGGGTGAGCCCGAGGGCCGCATCCCGGTGTCGCTGGTGGTGTCCGGCTCGGAGGGCACGCCGCTGCGCGTGCGGATGAGCACCGGGAAGTTCACGCGCGAGGCCGTGGGCACGACGGTGCTCGCGCCGTCGCGGGGCGCGGGTGTGGACGCGGCGCTGCTCAAGGACAAGCTGGCCGCGCTGGGCGGGACGTCGTTCCACCTGGCGGAGCTGGACGCGTCCGGGCTGGCGCCAGGGCTGCACCTGCCGGTGTCGGAGCTGAAGGCGCTGCGGCGGCAGTTGGTGACGGAGCTGACGGCCGACGTGGAGCGTGGCCCCGCGCGGACGGTGAGCGAGGAGGCGGTGGAGACCGGCGTGCGTGACGCCCTGCTGGCGAAGGTGGCGTCGCGGCCGGCGGAGGAGGCGCCCTGCTTGCTGCCGTTGTGCCGCAACGACGCGCAGCTGGAGGCGGTCATCGCGGCCGGGCTGCGCGAGGTGGAGCTGGATTGGATGGAGATGGTGGGGCTCCAGAAAGCGGTGGAGCGGGCGCGGGCGGCGGGGCTGCGCGTCACCATCGCCACGGTGCGCGTGCAGAAGCCGGGCGAGGAGGGCTACGACACGCGCCTGGACCGGCTGCGGCCGGACGCGGTGCTGGTGCGCCACTGGGGCGCGATGATGCACTTCCTGGAGCAGCCGGCGGGGGCATCGCGGCCGGTGCTGCACGGGGACTTCTCGCTGAACGTCACCAACTCGCTGACCGCGGCGCACCTGTTGGGGCTGGGGTTGGACACGCTGACGGTGTCGCACGACCTGGATTCGGAGCAGCTGTTCGCGCTGCTGGAGCAGGCGCCGGCGCACCGGTTCGCGGTGGCGCTGCACCACCACATCGCCACGTTCCATACGGAGCACTGCGTGTACTCGCATACGCTGTCCAACGGGCGCGACTACAAGACGTGTGGAAGGCCGTGTGAGAAGCACGCCATCGCGCTGAAGGACCGGCTGGGGCTGGAGCACCCGGTCATCGTGGACGTGGGTTGCCGCAACACGGTGTTCAACGCGCAGGCGCAGAGCGCGGCGTCGCTGGTGCCCCGGCTGCTGGAGCGCGGCGTGCGGCGCTTCCGCGTGGAGTTCGTGCGCGAGACGCGCGAGGAGGCGGCGCGGGTGCTGGGCGCGTATCAGGAGCTGCTCGCGGGCCGGCTGTCGCCCGCGGAGGCGGTGAAGCGCGCGGCGGTGCACGAGCAGTTCGGCGTCACGCGCGGCACGATGCAGGTGCTCAAGCACCCGGCGGCGAACGCGCGCTGA
- a CDS encoding queuosine precursor transporter — protein sequence MTLDRRIQLFMVLAGVFITSLVVGDIIGAKLFEVHLGPVVAVMSAGMLPFPVTFLLTDILNEFYGKRVARFVTWVGFFMAIFTFVIIALAGQIPWAPMTEAKDYSGTVAASFNNVFGGSQRILMASMVAYLVAQFLDISVFNLLKRITNNRMLWLRATGSTVVSQLIDTMVVQFVAWTGVLPQNVIFRIIFTSYAVKLLVAIGLTPLVYLGHALVERKLGIAPVVLGEDGEPVNLVETNPAPPPAAAA from the coding sequence ATGACCCTGGACCGGCGGATTCAGCTTTTCATGGTGCTCGCGGGGGTGTTCATCACCTCGCTGGTGGTGGGCGACATCATTGGCGCGAAGCTGTTCGAGGTGCACCTGGGCCCGGTGGTGGCGGTGATGTCGGCGGGCATGTTGCCGTTCCCGGTGACGTTCCTGCTGACGGACATCCTCAACGAGTTCTACGGCAAGCGGGTCGCGCGGTTCGTGACGTGGGTGGGCTTCTTCATGGCCATCTTCACGTTCGTGATCATCGCGCTGGCGGGCCAGATTCCGTGGGCGCCGATGACGGAGGCGAAGGACTACAGCGGGACGGTGGCGGCGTCGTTCAACAACGTGTTCGGCGGCTCGCAGCGCATCCTGATGGCGTCGATGGTGGCGTACCTGGTGGCCCAGTTCCTGGACATCTCGGTCTTCAACCTGCTCAAGCGCATCACGAACAACCGGATGCTCTGGCTGCGCGCCACGGGCTCCACGGTGGTGTCGCAGCTCATCGACACGATGGTGGTGCAGTTCGTCGCGTGGACGGGCGTGCTGCCCCAGAACGTCATCTTCCGGATCATCTTCACCTCGTACGCGGTGAAGCTGCTGGTGGCCATCGGCCTGACGCCGCTCGTCTACCTGGGGCACGCGCTGGTGGAGCGCAAGCTGGGCATCGCCCCGGTGGTGCTGGGCGAGGACGGAGAGCCGGTGAACCTCGTGGAGACGAACCCGGCGCCCCCGCCCGCGGCCGCAGCCTGA
- a CDS encoding dihydroneopterin aldolase: MSQEPAWSHPVVTDAQGRPLDVMELRGLTVDVIVGIYNRERVKPQPLRLDVALFLDARQAAVGGRLANTVHYGRLAGELRFLLDACRFELLESAAEAVCRYLLAPPTDAAPHAPLYAATVRVTKPEALTGWAIPSLQVHRTAEEMVYRTETKSFGYVDVIHEGATYGVYRLRVEPGGAIPPRADGHTEGMELVLGAGLQLEGQPVGRGMAFSGPGVFGHGYDNPTGTEQTVLGVYRPRLVLAGGGGFGERPPVGPGTLYYLPE; this comes from the coding sequence GTGAGCCAGGAGCCGGCGTGGAGCCACCCCGTGGTCACCGACGCGCAGGGCCGTCCGTTGGACGTGATGGAGCTGCGCGGGCTCACGGTGGACGTCATCGTGGGCATCTACAACCGCGAGCGCGTGAAGCCGCAGCCCCTGCGCCTGGACGTGGCGCTCTTCCTGGACGCGCGGCAGGCGGCGGTGGGCGGAAGGCTTGCGAACACCGTGCACTACGGGCGGCTGGCCGGTGAGCTGCGCTTCCTGCTGGATGCGTGCCGCTTCGAGTTGTTGGAGTCCGCGGCGGAGGCGGTGTGCCGCTACCTGCTGGCGCCGCCCACGGACGCCGCGCCGCACGCGCCGCTGTACGCCGCCACGGTGCGGGTCACCAAGCCGGAGGCGCTGACGGGCTGGGCCATCCCGTCGCTCCAGGTGCACCGGACCGCCGAGGAGATGGTGTACCGGACGGAGACGAAGTCCTTTGGCTACGTGGACGTCATCCACGAGGGCGCGACGTATGGCGTGTACCGGCTGCGGGTGGAGCCGGGCGGAGCCATCCCGCCGCGCGCGGACGGGCACACGGAGGGCATGGAGCTGGTGCTGGGCGCGGGGTTGCAGCTCGAAGGACAGCCGGTGGGGCGGGGGATGGCGTTCAGCGGGCCGGGCGTCTTCGGCCACGGCTACGACAACCCGACGGGCACGGAGCAGACGGTGTTGGGGGTGTACCGGCCGCGGCTGGTGCTCGCCGGGGGAGGCGGTTTCGGGGAGAGGCCGCCCGTGGGGCCGGGCACGTTGTATTACCTGCCCGAGTAG
- a CDS encoding SDR family oxidoreductase — translation MGTAFITGAGVRVGSAVARALGRAGYDLALHANRSMEPLEALAHELRALGRDVTLYSGDLSDAQAVDALGARVREAHPALDVVVHNAGLYERVDFADVTREQYRRMQAVNVDAPFFLTQALLPSLRAGKDPLVVHLTDIGGERAVSHYAHYSVSKAGLVMLTRALAVELAPHVRVNAISPGVVAFPEHFDEAARKEVLERVPMGREGSVEDVARTVVFLAREAPYLTGQVIAVDGGRSAQL, via the coding sequence ATGGGGACCGCATTCATCACGGGCGCGGGCGTGCGCGTTGGAAGCGCGGTGGCGCGAGCGCTCGGCCGCGCCGGCTACGACCTGGCGCTTCACGCGAACCGTTCCATGGAACCGCTGGAGGCGCTGGCGCACGAACTGCGCGCGCTGGGCCGCGACGTCACGCTCTACAGCGGAGACCTCTCCGACGCGCAGGCCGTGGACGCGCTGGGCGCCCGGGTCCGCGAGGCGCACCCCGCGCTGGACGTGGTCGTCCACAACGCGGGGCTCTATGAACGGGTGGACTTCGCGGACGTGACGCGCGAGCAGTACCGCCGCATGCAGGCCGTGAACGTGGACGCGCCCTTCTTCCTCACGCAGGCGCTGCTGCCGTCGCTGCGTGCGGGGAAGGACCCGCTGGTGGTGCACCTCACCGACATCGGTGGGGAGCGGGCGGTGAGCCACTACGCGCACTACTCGGTGAGCAAGGCGGGGCTCGTGATGCTGACGCGCGCGCTCGCGGTGGAGCTGGCGCCGCACGTGCGCGTCAACGCCATCTCGCCGGGCGTGGTGGCGTTCCCGGAGCACTTCGACGAAGCCGCGCGCAAGGAGGTCCTCGAGCGCGTGCCCATGGGCCGCGAGGGCAGCGTGGAGGACGTGGCGCGCACGGTGGTGTTCCTCGCGCGCGAGGCGCCGTACCTCACCGGACAGGTCATCGCCGTGGATGGTGGAAGGAGCGCGCAGCTGTGA
- a CDS encoding class I SAM-dependent methyltransferase, with protein MFHRDGPTLRELARQALTSVEHGYDLLAPKFEHTPFRTPDPVLKAALAHVGPVGSALDVCCGTGAAMRVLRPLCRERVVGFDLSQGMLDEARRRLADAPGSAALDFVRGDALALPFDAAFDLVTSFGAFGHILEEDEPRLVAGIARALKPGGRFVFVTAQPPSALNPGYWVAKGFNAAMRVRNALWKPPFVMYYLTFLVPRARALLEAAGFDVEVREGDMPEPFGRLVTVIATKR; from the coding sequence ATGTTCCACCGCGACGGCCCCACCCTCCGCGAGCTTGCCCGGCAGGCCCTCACCTCCGTCGAGCACGGCTACGACCTGCTCGCGCCCAAGTTCGAGCACACGCCGTTCCGCACGCCGGATCCGGTGCTCAAGGCCGCGCTCGCGCACGTGGGCCCCGTGGGCAGCGCCCTGGACGTGTGCTGCGGCACCGGCGCCGCGATGCGCGTGCTGCGCCCGCTGTGCCGCGAGCGCGTCGTCGGCTTCGACCTGAGCCAGGGCATGCTGGATGAAGCGCGGCGGCGGCTCGCGGATGCGCCTGGCAGCGCGGCGCTCGACTTCGTGCGCGGGGACGCGCTGGCGCTGCCCTTCGACGCGGCGTTCGACCTGGTCACCAGCTTCGGCGCCTTCGGACACATCCTGGAGGAGGACGAGCCCCGCCTCGTCGCGGGCATCGCGCGGGCGCTGAAGCCCGGGGGGCGCTTCGTCTTCGTCACCGCTCAGCCGCCATCCGCACTGAACCCCGGCTACTGGGTGGCGAAGGGCTTCAACGCCGCCATGCGCGTGCGCAACGCGCTCTGGAAGCCGCCGTTCGTCATGTACTACCTGACGTTCCTCGTGCCCCGCGCCCGCGCGCTGCTGGAGGCGGCGGGGTTCGACGTGGAGGTGCGCGAGGGCGACATGCCGGAACCCTTTGGCCGGCTCGTCACCGTCATCGCCACGAAGCGCTGA